One stretch of Caloenas nicobarica isolate bCalNic1 chromosome 4, bCalNic1.hap1, whole genome shotgun sequence DNA includes these proteins:
- the IDH3B gene encoding isocitrate dehydrogenase [NAD] subunit beta, mitochondrial isoform X2, with amino-acid sequence MAALSAGRAAAGCLMRAQSLGPWRGLCVSAALQQIPRPKAEGARSEGTFQVTMLPGDGVGPELMHAVKEVFKAASVPVVFDEHHLSEVQNMASEEKLDEVVDSMKESKVALIGKIHTPMEFKGELASYDMRLRRKLDLFANVVHVKSLPGYKTRHNNLDLVIIREQTEGEYSSLEHESAKGVIECLKIITRAKSQRIAKFAFDFATKKGRSKVTAVHKANIMKLGDGLFLQCCEEVAELYPKIKFETMIIDNCCMQLVQNPYQFDVLVMPNLYGNIIDNLAAGLVGGAGVVPGESYSAEYAVFEMGARHPFAQAVGRNIANPTAMLLSASNMLRHLNLEFHSNLIADAVKKVIKVGKVRTADMGGYATSQDFTQAVIAALDA; translated from the exons ATGGCGGCGCTGAGCgcagggcgggcggcggcgggg TGTCTCATGCGCGCCCAGAGCCTGGGGCCATGGCGCGGCCTCTGTGTCTCCGCCGCCCTCCAGCAGATTCCCCGGCCCAAG GCGGAAGGCGCCAGATCTGAGGGCACGTTCCAGGTGACGATGCTGCCCGGGGACGGCGTGGGCCCCGAGCTCATGCACGCCGTCAAGGAGGTGTTCAAG GCTGCCAGCGTCCCCGTGGTGTTTGACGAGCACCACCTGAGCGAGGTGCAGAACATGGCGTCCGAGGAGAAGCTGGACGAGGTGGTCGACTCCATGAAGGAGAGTAAAGTGGCGCTGATCG GGAAGATCCACACGCCCATGGAGTTCAAGGGCGAGCTGGCGTCCTACGACATGCGGCTCAG GCGCAAGCTGGACTTGTTTGCCAACGTGGTGCACGTGAAGAGCCTGCCAGGCTACAAAACGCGCCACAACAACCTGGACCTCGTCATCATTCGGGAGCAGACAGAGGGGGAGTACAGCTCCCTGGAACACGAG AGCGCCAAGGGTGTCATCGAGTGCCTGAAGATCATCACCCGCGCCAAGTCGCAGCGCATCGCCAAGTTCGCCTTCGACTTCGCCACCAAGAAGGGCCGCTCCAAGGTGACGGCTGTGCACAAAGCCAACATCAT GAAACTGGGCGACGGGCTctttctgcagtgctgtgagGAAGTGGCAGAACTGTACCCCAAGATCAAATTCGAGACCATGATCATCGACAACTGCTGCATGCAG CTGGTGCAGAACCCCTACCAATTCGACGTCCTGGTCATGCCAAACCTCTATGGCAACATCATCGACAACCTGGCAGCTGGTTTGGTGGGCGGCGCCGGCGTGGTGCCCGGGGAGAGCTACAGCGCTGAGTACGCCGTCTTCGAGATG GGCGCCCGGCACCCCTTCGCGCAGGCCGTGGGCAGGAACATCGCCAACCCCACCGCCATGCTGCTCTCGGCCTCCAACATGCTGCGGCACCTCAA CCTGGAGTTTCACTCCAATCTGATTGCGGATGCGGTGAAGAAGGTGATCAAAGTCGGAAAA GTGCGCACAGCTGACATGGGGGGCTACGCCACGTCCCAGGACTTCACCCAAGCTGTGATCGCTGCCCTGGATGCCTGA
- the IDH3B gene encoding isocitrate dehydrogenase [NAD] subunit beta, mitochondrial isoform X1, producing the protein MAALSAGRAAAGCLMRAQSLGPWRGLCVSAALQQIPRPKAEGARSEGTFQVTMLPGDGVGPELMHAVKEVFKAASVPVVFDEHHLSEVQNMASEEKLDEVVDSMKESKVALIGKIHTPMEFKGELASYDMRLRRKLDLFANVVHVKSLPGYKTRHNNLDLVIIREQTEGEYSSLEHESAKGVIECLKIITRAKSQRIAKFAFDFATKKGRSKVTAVHKANIMKLGDGLFLQCCEEVAELYPKIKFETMIIDNCCMQLVQNPYQFDVLVMPNLYGNIIDNLAAGLVGGAGVVPGESYSAEYAVFEMGARHPFAQAVGRNIANPTAMLLSASNMLRHLNLEFHSNLIADAVKKVIKVGKVRTRDLGGYSTTSDFVKSVIDNLHPHYGA; encoded by the exons ATGGCGGCGCTGAGCgcagggcgggcggcggcgggg TGTCTCATGCGCGCCCAGAGCCTGGGGCCATGGCGCGGCCTCTGTGTCTCCGCCGCCCTCCAGCAGATTCCCCGGCCCAAG GCGGAAGGCGCCAGATCTGAGGGCACGTTCCAGGTGACGATGCTGCCCGGGGACGGCGTGGGCCCCGAGCTCATGCACGCCGTCAAGGAGGTGTTCAAG GCTGCCAGCGTCCCCGTGGTGTTTGACGAGCACCACCTGAGCGAGGTGCAGAACATGGCGTCCGAGGAGAAGCTGGACGAGGTGGTCGACTCCATGAAGGAGAGTAAAGTGGCGCTGATCG GGAAGATCCACACGCCCATGGAGTTCAAGGGCGAGCTGGCGTCCTACGACATGCGGCTCAG GCGCAAGCTGGACTTGTTTGCCAACGTGGTGCACGTGAAGAGCCTGCCAGGCTACAAAACGCGCCACAACAACCTGGACCTCGTCATCATTCGGGAGCAGACAGAGGGGGAGTACAGCTCCCTGGAACACGAG AGCGCCAAGGGTGTCATCGAGTGCCTGAAGATCATCACCCGCGCCAAGTCGCAGCGCATCGCCAAGTTCGCCTTCGACTTCGCCACCAAGAAGGGCCGCTCCAAGGTGACGGCTGTGCACAAAGCCAACATCAT GAAACTGGGCGACGGGCTctttctgcagtgctgtgagGAAGTGGCAGAACTGTACCCCAAGATCAAATTCGAGACCATGATCATCGACAACTGCTGCATGCAG CTGGTGCAGAACCCCTACCAATTCGACGTCCTGGTCATGCCAAACCTCTATGGCAACATCATCGACAACCTGGCAGCTGGTTTGGTGGGCGGCGCCGGCGTGGTGCCCGGGGAGAGCTACAGCGCTGAGTACGCCGTCTTCGAGATG GGCGCCCGGCACCCCTTCGCGCAGGCCGTGGGCAGGAACATCGCCAACCCCACCGCCATGCTGCTCTCGGCCTCCAACATGCTGCGGCACCTCAA CCTGGAGTTTCACTCCAATCTGATTGCGGATGCGGTGAAGAAGGTGATCAAAGTCGGAAAA GTGCGGACGCGGGACTTGGGCGGTTACTCCACCACCTCTGACTTCGTGAAGTCTGTGATTGACAACCTGCACCCCCACTATGGGGCCTAG